The Panacibacter microcysteis DNA window CAAGAAGCAGTTGTAAAAATGTTTGAAGCTTTATCAAATCGAGATTCGGTAATCTTAAAAGCTCATTGCACTGCCGACATTACTTTATACGAATATGGTCAGGTTTGGAATATAGACACATTGATAAATAAAGCAATTACCATGAATACGGCAACTGATTTTAAACGCAGTAATACTTTCGATTTCATCAGTACCGAAACAAATAAAAATACCGCATGGGTAACATACAGACTAAATTCATCGATTACCAAAGACGGCAAACAAACAACGGTATTATGGCTGGAAACAGTAGTTTTAGCGAAACAA harbors:
- a CDS encoding nuclear transport factor 2 family protein; this encodes MTLKKITLLIFAISVSFFLQAQQLLGKDQRQVQEAVVKMFEALSNRDSVILKAHCTADITLYEYGQVWNIDTLINKAITMNTATDFKRSNTFDFISTETNKNTAWVTYRLNSSITKDGKQTTVLWLETVVLAKQNKHWKVKHLHSTLIKRS